The DNA sequence CCGGTTGGGACGCCCCAAGCAGCTGCTCCCGCTGGGGGACACCACCGTGCTCTCCTGGGTGGTCGCCCGCGTCGAACGCTCCTCTCTCGATCGCGTCGTCGTGGTGGTAGGCGGCGGCGACGACGACGTCGTCCGGTCGTTGAGTCCCGGCCGAGCGCGTATCGTGCGCAACGACGCCTACGGCTCCGGATGCGCGTCGTCGCTGCTCGCCGGCCTCGACGCCGCCGGTGAGTGCGCCGCGGTCATGCTTCTCCTGGGTGACATGCCAGAGGTCGACACACCGGTCATCGACGAGGTGCTGGCCCGCTGGCGGGCGAGGCCGAGCTGGGCGGCGGTCACGAGCTACCGAGGCCAGCTCGGCCACCCGTTCGTCTTCTCGGCCGCCGCCTTCCCGACCCTGCGGGGCCTGCACGGCGACAAGGCGGTGTGGAAGATTGTCGATCAGGCGCCCCCGGAACGCCTGCAACGCTTTGCGGTGGACCGGCCGCTTCCTCGTGACATCGACACGTGGGAGGACTACGTGGAGGTGTGTGCGGCACTTGGCGTACCCGTCGGGTCGCGATCGGAGTAGTCGCGGACCTGGGCGTGATCGGTTCATCACGGCAGGGTGTTTCAGACTCGGTGATCAGCCGGCGAACGGGAGGTTCCGGCGGGTGGGCGGTGGAAAGCGCGCTCGCGCGGCTGATCACTCGTGGGGCTGTCGGGCGCGTCGACGGGCCCGCGGAGTGAGGGCGTAGCGTACCCGCCCGACCTTCTCGAGCAGTCCCTCGGCGATCGCGGTGCGAAGTGCCGTCCCAAACCGCCCAGGTCCCCAGGTGTCCCCGCGGACGCGCGTCGCGATCTCGCGTCGGCTGAGCCGCTCGTCACCGACCGCGTCGACGATGCGGCGCACCTCCTCGGCGCGTTCGGCATCCGTTCCCGGGTAGCTGGACGCCTGCTGGAACAAGGAAAACCCGGAGCGAGTAGCCCCCCGGCTGGTGACCCGTGTTTCCTCAGATGGTCGAGCCGCAGCCTCGACTTCCTCCGCGCTGAGGGGGTGGGCGACCTCCTCCAGCGATCGGCCGGCCGCCTCCACGCCAAGGAGCACCTCCACCAAGCCAGCCACGATCATCAGACTCCCGCCGAGGTGGTAGCCGAACGCCACCGCTCCGGCCTCTCTCGTCTCGATCAGCCGCCCGAACAGCAGTGGCCCGATCGCACCTCCGAGCCCGGTGCCGAGCGCGTAATAGAGCGCGATCGCCATCGCCCTCGTCTCCAGCGGGAAGATCTCCGACACGGTGAGATACGCCGCGCTCGCTCCCGCCGAGGCGAAGAAGAAGACCGTGCACCAACACAGTGTCAGCGTTGTCGCCGTGAGCAGGTCCCGTTGGAACAATTCCGCCGTACCCATGAGCAGCAGCCCCGAGCCGATGTAGGAGGTGCTGATCATGACTCGGCGGCCCACGGTGTCGAACAGCCTCCCGAGCATGAGCGGGCCGAGGAAGTTGCCGACCGCCAACGGCAGGATGTAAAGGGGAACGCGTCCGCTCGGCACGCCGAGGTACTTCGACAACACCAGCGCCTGGGTGAAGAACACCGCGTTGTACAAGAACGCCTGGCCGATGAACAACGCGAGGCCGAGGACCGTACGCCGCGGGTACACCCGCATCATCGTCTTCGCGATCAACCCGAAACCGATCGGCCCCCGGGTACGTACGGTGATGTAGCGGTCGGGTTCTTCCAGACGTTGCCCGGTCTCCTGTGCGACCCGCTGCTCGATGCCGCGTACTAGTTCCTCGGCTTCCCGCACGCGCCCGTGGATGAACAGCCACCGCGGGCTCTC is a window from the Carbonactinospora thermoautotrophica genome containing:
- a CDS encoding nucleotidyltransferase family protein gives rise to the protein MSVEHGLSSTTSHEVVGIVLGAGASTRLGRPKQLLPLGDTTVLSWVVARVERSSLDRVVVVVGGGDDDVVRSLSPGRARIVRNDAYGSGCASSLLAGLDAAGECAAVMLLLGDMPEVDTPVIDEVLARWRARPSWAAVTSYRGQLGHPFVFSAAAFPTLRGLHGDKAVWKIVDQAPPERLQRFAVDRPLPRDIDTWEDYVEVCAALGVPVGSRSE
- a CDS encoding MFS transporter, which encodes MSSDIQTATIRTDIPARLDRLPWSQWHWLVVVGLGTVWILDGLEVTIVGSIGSRLTEPGSGLELTDTQVGLAATLYVIGACTGALYFGYLTDRWGRKKLFLITLSVYLVATVLTAFSMTPLWFFVCRFFTGAGIGGEYAAINSAIDELIPARVRGTVDLIINGSFWMGTAIGSLLAFPLLDKEIFAADVGWRIAFGLGAALGLGILLVRRNVPESPRWLFIHGRVREAEELVRGIEQRVAQETGQRLEEPDRYITVRTRGPIGFGLIAKTMMRVYPRRTVLGLALFIGQAFLYNAVFFTQALVLSKYLGVPSGRVPLYILPLAVGNFLGPLMLGRLFDTVGRRVMISTSYIGSGLLLMGTAELFQRDLLTATTLTLCWCTVFFFASAGASAAYLTVSEIFPLETRAMAIALYYALGTGLGGAIGPLLFGRLIETREAGAVAFGYHLGGSLMIVAGLVEVLLGVEAAGRSLEEVAHPLSAEEVEAAARPSEETRVTSRGATRSGFSLFQQASSYPGTDAERAEEVRRIVDAVGDERLSRREIATRVRGDTWGPGRFGTALRTAIAEGLLEKVGRVRYALTPRARRRARQPHE